A stretch of the Candidatus Palauibacter scopulicola genome encodes the following:
- a CDS encoding cbb3-type cytochrome c oxidase subunit I has protein sequence MKPFTAGHPAHQFAVLTFIRGGLIAIAITLVGGILAAFYSVPSLAPWFQQVGLDLRQLRPIHTVFASAWVFLGGVAVVYRFLQDEGPPTPRDRWRLRIQVLTWAAAGLGILLTLALGIGSGREYVGFHPFFSLLILAGWICYAWNFFRLAGKRFWERPVYVTMWGVGMLFFIVTFVEQHMWLIPGIFGDPVQDMRIQWKATGTLVGSFNLFVYGSVIYLGERISGDPAYGRSTTAYMLFAVGLLNSFTNFAHHTYHLPGRESVKWIAFVVSMMEIIVLARAMFDLWRALRTPSDPAFCAARGSFAAAKWWTCGILFGAILISVPPLNAVIHGTYVVTGHAMGAMIGIDTMILLGAAIWILSEHLQAREGEGAWDTLHTPAMRWSLIGLNFSVAALVLWLHVVGTAVGVTRAVHAPGETYVPPDWVSAWSGIGFAVFGTLSLVFFVWLLAQLLSPAFRYWRVSEERA, from the coding sequence GTGAAGCCCTTCACGGCCGGCCACCCCGCGCACCAGTTCGCCGTGCTGACCTTCATCCGCGGCGGGCTCATCGCGATCGCGATCACGCTCGTGGGCGGCATCCTCGCCGCGTTCTACTCGGTGCCGTCGCTCGCCCCGTGGTTCCAGCAAGTCGGCCTCGACCTGCGACAGTTGCGCCCGATCCACACGGTGTTCGCCTCGGCGTGGGTCTTCCTGGGCGGCGTCGCCGTCGTGTACCGCTTCCTCCAGGACGAGGGTCCGCCGACGCCGCGCGACCGCTGGCGCCTCCGGATCCAGGTCCTGACCTGGGCGGCCGCCGGCCTCGGGATCCTGCTGACGCTGGCCCTCGGCATCGGATCGGGCCGCGAGTACGTCGGCTTCCACCCCTTCTTCTCCCTCCTCATCCTCGCGGGCTGGATCTGCTACGCGTGGAACTTCTTCCGCCTCGCCGGGAAGCGGTTCTGGGAGCGGCCCGTCTACGTGACGATGTGGGGCGTGGGGATGCTCTTCTTCATCGTCACCTTCGTGGAACAGCACATGTGGCTGATCCCGGGGATCTTCGGCGATCCCGTGCAGGACATGCGGATCCAGTGGAAGGCGACGGGCACCCTCGTCGGCAGCTTCAACCTCTTCGTCTACGGCTCGGTGATCTACCTGGGCGAGCGGATCTCGGGGGATCCGGCGTACGGGCGCTCAACGACCGCGTACATGCTGTTCGCGGTGGGACTGCTCAACTCGTTCACGAACTTCGCGCACCACACCTATCATCTCCCGGGGAGGGAGTCGGTGAAGTGGATCGCCTTCGTCGTGAGCATGATGGAGATCATCGTGCTCGCGCGGGCCATGTTCGACCTGTGGCGGGCGCTCAGGACGCCGAGCGACCCGGCATTCTGTGCGGCCCGCGGCTCGTTCGCGGCGGCGAAGTGGTGGACGTGCGGGATCCTGTTCGGGGCGATCCTCATCTCCGTCCCGCCGCTGAACGCGGTGATTCACGGGACGTACGTCGTCACGGGACACGCGATGGGGGCGATGATCGGCATCGACACGATGATCCTGCTCGGGGCGGCGATCTGGATCCTGAGCGAGCACCTGCAGGCCCGCGAGGGCGAGGGCGCCTGGGACACGCTCCACACGCCGGCCATGCGCTGGAGTCTCATCGGACTGAACTTCTCGGTGGCGGCGCTCGTGCTCTGGCTGCACGTGGTGGGGACGGCGGTCGGCGTGACGCGGGCCGTGCACGCGCCCGGCGAGACCTACGTGCCGCCGGACTGGGTGTCCGCCTGGAGCGGGATCGGGTTCGCGGTCTTCGGCACGCTGTCGCTGGTCTTCTTCGTCTGGCTCCTCGCGCAGCTCCTGTCCCCCGCCTTCCGGTACTGGCGGGTGTCGGAGGAACGGGCATGA